GACTGCAGTAGCTTCATAAGGAATGGCTCTGACCAAAAACTGGAGATCCTGCAGAGTGGCATGTACTTCATCTATGCCCAGGTGACCCGCATAAAGACAATAAAAGATTATTTTACGATGACGCTGTACAGAGATCAGAATATTCTCCTCAACCAGATGACTGGGACAAATTCTGGGGAGGACACTGTCTCCATCAATTTCGGGAGACCTTATTTTCTGAGCAAGGGGGAGAAGCTGTTCTGTAAGGTCAATAATGGGCTTGGACACATCTCAACAGAAAATCAGACTTACTGGGGGCTGTACAAAATGTAACAGACTTCCACTTGGAGTCAGCTTCTCTCACCCTCCAAAGAACATTAGGAATCTAACCTCTGAGTCTGAAATGTTTGCAATTTCTCTGCATCAAACTCAAGACAACGATTCTTTGGGCTTTCTCATCTTCCTGTTGAAGTGATTCAGGGTACACGCTCAACAAGACGTGAATGTGCGACTCCAGTAATGACATCAGATTGTCACAAGTTATGAGAGGAAGACACTTTTAGAACAACAGTGTGAACAAAGAAAAGCAATACCTTGATGTGTTAGAAATGTTAGTTCTAAAATCCCAGGCAAATAAGTCACTATGTTCTGCCCATTCTGCACTGGTAAACAGTTTCACTCCTCAGCTGGCTGCCTTTCCGTGCAGGGTGAAAGTGATTATCATTTGTATATTTTGTGAAGTGCCTAGGGGATCCGTGGACATGAAAGATGCTATGTCAATGTACTGTACATAACCTGGACAAAAAATGGCCTGTCTGAGATTGAGGGACCAACATGTTTAAAGGCAAAGGGAACAGAGGGACAATTCCTAGCTCCCATCCAGGGCTTCTGTGGAACATCCTCTCCTTTCTGTCCCCTTTTCTCCTCACATACATACCTAACTTTAATAAGGGAAAATGCAGCTGTCCCAATTTCCCCTCCGTGTAAACCCAGCCCTATCATTCCTGGGGATTCACACCGTTTAGGAGTTTTGCATTCAGAATGAATGCAAACTATATTTTCTCTTTGAACCATTGAGTCCAATGCTGGCGTATTGAAGGTGGCACATAGAGCCTGTGTGTCTATATTAAGATTCAGGGTTCCATTGACCCTCACCATTTTCTATCATACAGTGCTGTAACATGGAACTTAATAGTGCAGATAAAGTCACACAGAGCAGCATCTGGACTGGACGGGGACCAGGCTTCAAATTCTCTTATCATCTATAGCTACATTGTGCAGTATAAGCAGATGTAACATTTGTCATTGAAAGGAAGTGGGGTACCCATATCTCTATTGATGGGAGGGCACACCTGTAGAACTAAAGGAAGAGAAGGAGTGTGATCTACTGGGGAGAGCTGAGGATTGAGATTGTTGAGCTGTATCCTGTGCTCCTCTACTAagtcactgtgtgaccttgggtaaggcACTGTGGTTGTGCCTTAGCTTCTCCTCACTAAGTCAGGTATAACAATgtatttacctacctcacaggcaTGTTGTAAGGCTGAATAAATGGACATTGTAAAGTCCTTGGAGATCCTCCAATTCCCTGTTCTAGCGCTGTGGTCGGTCACACAGTCGGGTTTCTGTTCCTTGATTAGCTGTCCTAGGGCAAGCTCCTCTGATGGGTATATGCTTGTTTTCACACAAATAGCCATATTTGCATGAATAAAGCCTCCCCAATCATTCCTTGAAACAAATTACAGCTTCATGGATTTTCCCggacaaacaaacaaatacaaacacTGTTGGACTGAATCACGATTTAGGGTTAGTTTGATGCAATGTGgttgttatgattttattttctgtgtattccaacattaaatattatggagcCTGCTTTACAGAAGtggctgccattttgtgttcatTTCAGTGCAGACCATTAAAGAGGGGAGACAAACAGtgctctctcatggagactttacctttgttctttcttgtttagTTAATTATCCTTAATCTAGAATAAAgtttttcagaataaaagtgtacagtgccctTGTGTATGGCCAAACACGATAGTTTGCAAATACATTTATCCACCCTTCACCTAGCTTGACTGCTTTGTCTGTGTTAGGCCTGAAGGGTCTGACCCTCAGTACTCCCATGTGTAAGAAGGGATAATAGTACTTATTTATCTGTCTCATGGGTGGGAGGTGTTGGTTATCAGTTGGTTATCAGTAAGGCCAGTTTGTATGCATTATAATGGGGGTAGTGTGAGGATGGTGACAAGCTGTGCTTCTCCATGGAGAACCAAGACCCTGaatccctcccactcccccatccctgaGGTTGTAGTCTGCTCCCCATGGCATTAGTGGGATTTGAAGGCCAGGAGAAGGAGGGTCAGTCTTCATGCTAAAGGGAGCATAGGAGCTGTTGTTGTGCCTGTTCCTTGCACAGGGCACAAGAGGTATCCTTGCCTCCCACCCACACATCTGTAGTAGGGCAAGGTCCATAGTGAATCAATGTTTATCAAGTGGTTTAATGAGAGgaagtgctatgtaagtgctaaCTCAACATTATTACAATTCCACCATGGCTACTATCAATAATAATCAGGAAATGCATGAGTTTGCGTTCTAAAGGAGACCCTAAGCAATGGGCTAAGCTTGGCCATGTGAggaatcccccctccctctgactGCAGTATAACTTGCATTTTAATTACCACTGGCATCTCTGGGACTCTATCACGGTCTCCATTTCAAAAAGTCGTCATTTGCCAGAGGTTACCACACACTGGTATCTGAGACATTTTTCATTCTAAGTCTGAGGGGGAAACTACGGGTGCCTGAGCTGTCACTGTGTGGTAAATTGAGAAAGGTTGGCTTTAAACGAAGACTTTGGATTGGTGTCAGCAGCGACAGAAAAGAAAGCGTTGGTTCGAGGTTCACTTTGTTTGCATCTGGGGGCACTCTCATAGGTGGAAAGATGTTTGCACCTCTCAATTAGTGCTacactcaggcctggtctgcactacacgtttatgtcggatttagcagcgttaaatcgaat
This window of the Eretmochelys imbricata isolate rEreImb1 chromosome 8, rEreImb1.hap1, whole genome shotgun sequence genome carries:
- the TNFSF18 gene encoding tumor necrosis factor ligand superfamily member 18, encoding MEMSNFLENGNIPREANNSRCNGMNLCTLAALALLILVVVPLLIACFLCLHSQSPEICWAHATLPSEDRDGYIIWKWNLTDCSSFIRNGSDQKLEILQSGMYFIYAQVTRIKTIKDYFTMTLYRDQNILLNQMTGTNSGEDTVSINFGRPYFLSKGEKLFCKVNNGLGHISTENQTYWGLYKM